Proteins from a genomic interval of Streptomyces sp. NBC_01445:
- a CDS encoding tyrosine-type recombinase/integrase, with translation MATKTLARGMGSFFKECDCKAPTRCLHPYKIRYRDAFGKQREESGYATQDKATARLTEIYQAKKGAAKAGPSDGERIALQTLEDFASNWIRHRARGLTDNSVESYERALTVHIFPRLGSRKIGTFTADTVDDFVADMALDGIGSAAQMTAYKVLRLAINSARLRGALGLDPFMDATPPDYRRKDILIPSLEELNLIRQHAHDEDLRLVVEMMSSCGLRNGEAHATNINGLVADDVYRISNQIHGRQRIPAPLKHRSWGEFRETPLPAKTRAFLLQYAETHAADDHGYLLTNGGRGGAGVGGSPYYCGNAFRSKWRKVLRSAGIKVPYTMYGLRHFFASNCLSMGIPITDVADWMGHKSIEVTYRSYRHLMPSSIGRAARLLNTGI, from the coding sequence GTGGCCACCAAGACCCTCGCACGCGGGATGGGCAGCTTCTTCAAGGAGTGCGATTGCAAGGCACCGACCCGGTGCCTGCACCCCTACAAGATCCGCTACAGGGACGCGTTCGGCAAGCAACGTGAGGAGTCGGGCTACGCCACACAGGACAAGGCGACGGCCCGGCTCACGGAGATTTACCAGGCGAAGAAGGGAGCAGCGAAGGCAGGCCCCTCCGACGGAGAGAGGATCGCCCTCCAGACTCTTGAGGACTTCGCGTCCAACTGGATTCGGCACCGAGCACGCGGGCTCACGGACAATAGCGTCGAAAGCTACGAGCGGGCTCTGACGGTGCACATATTCCCCCGCCTGGGGTCACGCAAGATCGGCACCTTCACGGCCGACACCGTGGACGACTTCGTCGCCGACATGGCCCTCGACGGCATCGGCAGCGCGGCGCAGATGACCGCGTACAAAGTTCTGCGTCTGGCGATCAACTCGGCGCGGCTTCGCGGTGCCCTGGGCCTGGACCCGTTCATGGACGCCACTCCCCCGGACTACCGGCGCAAGGACATCCTCATCCCGTCCCTGGAGGAGCTCAACCTCATCAGGCAGCACGCACACGATGAAGACTTGCGCCTCGTAGTGGAAATGATGTCGTCATGTGGCCTACGAAACGGTGAGGCACATGCCACCAACATCAACGGGCTCGTCGCCGACGATGTCTACCGCATCAGTAATCAGATTCATGGGCGCCAGCGAATACCAGCACCGCTCAAGCACCGCAGCTGGGGAGAATTCCGCGAGACGCCACTGCCCGCAAAGACGCGAGCATTCTTGCTGCAATACGCGGAGACTCACGCCGCCGATGATCACGGGTACCTACTGACCAATGGCGGACGGGGAGGAGCCGGCGTCGGCGGCAGCCCGTACTACTGCGGGAATGCGTTTCGCAGTAAGTGGCGGAAGGTTCTGCGCTCAGCGGGTATCAAGGTGCCCTACACGATGTACGGCCTTCGCCACTTCTTCGCTTCCAATTGCCTCAGCATGGGCATCCCGATCACGGATGTCGCCGATTGGATGGGCCACAAGTCCATCGAGGTGACCTACCGCAGTTACCGGCACCTGATGCCGTCCTCTATCGGGAGGGCCGCGAGGCTGCTCAACACAGGTATCTGA
- a CDS encoding lactonase family protein, with protein MGDRQGGRAYIGSFTAAGGSGIVTASVHMDSGSLTVLSAVDTLPDPSYLALSPARDFLYAVSETAEGAVAAFRTGDGKPELAGRGVPVRGSGPTHLALYDGHVLTANYGSGSVTSVRLRADGTLDGDSADVLRHEGSGTHPKRQQGPHAHQVVPDPSGRWAVSVDLGTDSVRVCSMKGGSLDVHREVALRPGSGPRHLAFHPRGDRAYILNELTPTVTVCQWDAAEGALQPLGEISVLPDAPHGDAFPSEVVVAPDGRFLWTATRGANVISVLALDANGDRPTLRATVSCGGDWPRDLALHPSGRFLYAANERSGDVTWFSVDRETGLPRRGGSIEAPAASCVIFG; from the coding sequence GTGGGCGACAGGCAGGGCGGACGGGCGTACATCGGATCCTTCACCGCCGCGGGAGGCTCCGGGATCGTCACCGCGTCCGTCCACATGGACAGCGGCTCACTGACCGTGCTCAGCGCCGTCGACACGCTCCCTGACCCCTCGTACCTCGCGCTCTCGCCCGCGCGTGACTTCCTCTACGCGGTGAGCGAGACCGCCGAGGGGGCCGTGGCGGCGTTCCGCACGGGGGACGGCAAGCCGGAACTCGCCGGGCGCGGCGTCCCCGTCCGCGGCTCGGGCCCCACCCACCTCGCCCTGTACGACGGCCATGTACTCACCGCCAACTACGGCTCGGGAAGCGTCACTTCGGTACGGCTGCGCGCCGACGGCACCCTCGACGGCGACTCCGCCGACGTGTTGCGCCACGAGGGTTCGGGCACCCACCCCAAGCGGCAGCAGGGCCCGCACGCCCACCAGGTGGTGCCGGACCCCAGCGGCCGCTGGGCCGTCAGTGTGGACCTCGGCACCGACTCCGTACGCGTCTGCTCGATGAAGGGCGGAAGCCTGGACGTCCACCGCGAGGTCGCGCTGCGGCCCGGCTCAGGGCCTCGGCACCTCGCGTTCCACCCGCGCGGCGACCGCGCGTACATCCTGAACGAGCTCACGCCGACCGTCACCGTCTGCCAGTGGGACGCCGCCGAGGGCGCCCTGCAGCCGCTCGGGGAGATCTCCGTGCTGCCGGACGCGCCACACGGCGACGCCTTCCCGTCCGAGGTCGTCGTGGCGCCCGACGGGCGCTTCCTGTGGACCGCCACGCGCGGCGCGAACGTCATCTCCGTCCTCGCCCTCGACGCCAACGGCGACCGCCCCACACTGCGCGCCACCGTGTCCTGCGGCGGCGACTGGCCACGCGACCTGGCCCTGCACCCCTCGGGCCGCTTCCTGTACGCGGCGAACGAGCGGTCCGGCGACGTGACCTGGTTCTCCGTGGACCGCGAGACCGGCCTCCCGCGCCGCGGCGGCTCCATCGAGGCGCCCGCCGCGTCCTGCGTGATCTTCGGCTGA
- a CDS encoding uracil-DNA glycosylase, giving the protein MAPRPLHEIVEAGWAKALEPVAGQITAMGEFLRAEIAAGRTYLPAGANVLRAFQQPFDEVRVLIVGQDPYPTPGHAVGLSFSVAPEVRPLPGSLINIYRELNTDLGLPQPSNGDLTPWTQQGVLLLNRALTTAPRRPAAHRGKGWEEVTEQAIRALAARGRPLVSVLWGRDARNLRPLLGDLPSVESAHPSPMSADRGFFGSRPFSRANDLLARQGGQPVDWRLP; this is encoded by the coding sequence GTGGCACCACGACCCTTGCACGAAATCGTAGAAGCCGGCTGGGCCAAGGCCCTCGAACCCGTCGCGGGACAGATCACCGCCATGGGCGAGTTCCTGCGCGCGGAGATCGCCGCGGGACGCACCTACCTCCCGGCCGGGGCGAACGTGCTGCGCGCGTTCCAGCAGCCGTTCGACGAGGTGCGGGTCCTGATCGTCGGCCAGGACCCCTATCCGACGCCGGGACATGCCGTCGGACTCTCGTTCTCGGTCGCGCCCGAGGTGCGGCCGCTGCCCGGCAGCCTCATCAACATCTATCGCGAGCTGAACACGGACCTGGGCCTGCCCCAACCGTCGAACGGCGACCTGACGCCCTGGACGCAGCAGGGCGTGCTCCTGTTGAACAGGGCGCTCACCACAGCCCCGCGCCGCCCCGCCGCACACCGCGGCAAGGGCTGGGAAGAGGTGACGGAGCAGGCGATCAGGGCGCTGGCCGCGCGCGGCCGCCCGCTCGTGTCCGTCCTGTGGGGCCGCGACGCCCGCAATCTGCGCCCGCTCCTCGGCGACCTGCCGTCCGTGGAGTCCGCGCATCCCTCCCCCATGTCGGCGGACCGCGGCTTCTTCGGCTCGCGACCGTTCAGCCGGGCCAACGACCTGCTGGCGCGGCAGGGCGGACAGCCGGTGGACTGGCGGCTGCCGTGA
- a CDS encoding nitric oxide synthase oxygenase, whose protein sequence is MPDTPQRTDGPAGWLDRAEARDGGAAWDGAEARDREARDVGAALDGVASGDGAVTWGGGFQERHDRCPEGAARRHASAPAGIGHPRSFDSRGPDARDPAPRTPELWPAASGFIRAHHAEERLGDPAARLAEAYAEIADTGTYRHTERELTFGARVAWRNANRCIGRLYWNSLHVRDRRHLTAAEDIAAACTDHLREASQGGRIRPLITVFAPDAPDRPGPRIWNEQLIRYAGYVQRDGRIVGDPRNEGLTALARRLGWRGGDGTPFDVLPLIVQGTDDKPRCFDLPPDAILEVPIEHEDHDWWAGLRLRWHAVPALSTMCLEIGGICYQAAPFNGWYMGTEIGARNLADTDRYDLLPRIAERLGLDTTSDRSLWKDRALVELNRAVLFSFDRAGVTVTDHHTESRRFLTHLDREERKGRTVGADWSWIVPPISGSATPVFHRTYDTTERTPAYVQHPEALARASGEFLV, encoded by the coding sequence ATGCCCGATACACCGCAGCGAACCGACGGGCCCGCCGGATGGCTGGACCGAGCCGAGGCGAGAGACGGAGGCGCGGCCTGGGACGGAGCCGAGGCCCGGGATCGCGAGGCAAGGGATGTCGGCGCGGCGCTGGACGGAGTCGCGAGTGGAGACGGAGCCGTCACCTGGGGCGGAGGTTTCCAGGAGCGGCACGATCGCTGCCCGGAGGGCGCCGCCCGCCGACACGCCTCCGCCCCCGCCGGCATCGGCCACCCCCGCAGCTTCGACTCCCGCGGCCCCGACGCCCGTGACCCAGCCCCCCGCACCCCAGAGCTCTGGCCCGCCGCCTCCGGCTTCATCCGCGCCCACCACGCCGAGGAGCGACTCGGTGACCCGGCCGCCCGCCTCGCGGAGGCATACGCCGAGATCGCGGACACAGGAACGTATCGCCACACCGAGCGCGAGCTCACCTTCGGGGCCCGCGTCGCCTGGCGGAACGCCAATCGCTGCATCGGCCGCCTCTACTGGAACTCCCTGCACGTCCGCGACCGCCGCCACCTCACCGCCGCCGAGGACATCGCGGCCGCCTGCACCGACCATCTGCGCGAGGCATCGCAAGGCGGCCGCATCCGTCCTCTGATCACCGTCTTCGCACCCGACGCGCCCGACCGCCCGGGGCCCCGCATCTGGAACGAACAGCTCATCCGGTACGCGGGGTACGTCCAGCGTGACGGCCGCATCGTCGGCGACCCGCGCAATGAAGGCCTCACCGCGCTCGCCCGGCGCCTCGGCTGGCGCGGCGGCGACGGCACCCCCTTCGACGTACTGCCCCTGATCGTCCAGGGCACCGACGACAAGCCGCGCTGCTTCGACCTGCCGCCCGACGCGATCCTCGAAGTGCCCATCGAGCACGAGGACCACGACTGGTGGGCCGGGCTGCGCCTGCGCTGGCACGCCGTGCCGGCCCTGTCCACGATGTGCCTGGAGATCGGCGGGATCTGCTACCAGGCCGCCCCCTTCAACGGCTGGTACATGGGTACCGAGATAGGCGCCCGCAACCTCGCCGACACCGACCGCTACGACCTCCTGCCGCGCATCGCGGAACGCCTCGGCCTCGACACCACCAGCGACCGGTCCCTGTGGAAGGACCGCGCCCTCGTCGAGCTGAACCGCGCCGTCCTGTTCTCCTTCGACCGCGCGGGCGTCACCGTCACGGACCATCACACCGAGTCCCGGCGCTTCCTCACCCACCTCGACCGCGAAGAGCGCAAGGGCCGCACCGTGGGCGCCGACTGGTCCTGGATCGTGCCGCCGATCTCCGGCTCGGCGACCCCCGTCTTCCACCGCACGTACGACACCACGGAGCGCACGCCGGCGTACGTGCAGCATCCCGAGGCGCTCGCCAGAGCGTCCGGCGAGTTCTTGGTCTAG
- a CDS encoding N-acetylglucosamine kinase, which translates to MTRGPAAAGPGSGGNPPAGPEWVLGVDSGGSGLRVALAAAGDLTRPETTVSREPVRTGAAGIDAGHLLAQILPMARELLARVGDRGPGVPRLSAVAVGAAGMATLGDGLRAELPDALAAELGVRRLALAADGVTAYAGALGQRPGAVVAAGTGMIALGTDLGTWRRADGWGHLLGDCGGGAWIGRAGLDAAMRAYDGRRGGSAALLALAEERFGPVAGLPARIYPRTDRPAVLASFAPDVARAALDDSVAAGILRAAAGHIAEAAAAVCPAGDGSEVALTGGLFKTGEPLLAPLRAELAEQLPYAEAVSATGDPLHGALVIAAALALDGLLLPCDGRLLHVPREDAGH; encoded by the coding sequence GTGACCCGCGGGCCCGCCGCTGCCGGGCCGGGCAGCGGAGGGAACCCTCCCGCGGGCCCCGAGTGGGTCCTCGGCGTCGACTCCGGTGGCTCCGGTCTGCGCGTGGCGCTCGCCGCCGCCGGGGACCTCACACGTCCCGAGACGACGGTGTCCCGCGAGCCCGTGCGGACCGGTGCGGCGGGCATCGACGCCGGGCATCTGCTCGCACAGATCCTTCCGATGGCCCGGGAGCTGCTCGCCCGTGTCGGCGACCGCGGCCCGGGCGTCCCGAGGCTGAGCGCGGTCGCCGTCGGCGCGGCCGGCATGGCCACGCTCGGCGACGGACTGCGGGCCGAGCTCCCGGACGCGCTCGCGGCCGAACTGGGCGTACGGCGGCTCGCGTTGGCCGCGGACGGTGTCACCGCGTACGCGGGCGCGCTCGGCCAGCGGCCCGGCGCGGTCGTCGCCGCGGGCACCGGCATGATCGCGCTCGGCACGGACCTCGGCACCTGGCGCAGGGCCGACGGCTGGGGGCATCTCCTCGGCGACTGCGGGGGCGGCGCGTGGATCGGCCGTGCGGGCCTGGACGCGGCGATGCGGGCGTACGACGGACGGCGCGGGGGCTCCGCCGCGCTTCTCGCCCTGGCGGAGGAGCGGTTCGGCCCGGTGGCCGGGCTGCCCGCACGCATCTATCCGCGTACGGACCGTCCCGCCGTCCTTGCCTCCTTCGCGCCGGACGTGGCCCGCGCCGCACTCGACGACTCCGTCGCCGCCGGAATCCTGCGCGCGGCGGCGGGCCATATCGCCGAGGCGGCGGCCGCGGTGTGCCCTGCGGGCGACGGCAGTGAAGTGGCGCTCACGGGCGGCCTGTTCAAGACGGGCGAGCCGCTGCTCGCCCCGCTCCGTGCCGAGCTCGCGGAGCAACTCCCGTACGCCGAGGCCGTGTCGGCGACCGGCGACCCCCTGCACGGTGCGCTGGTGATCGCCGCCGCGCTCGCGCTCGACGGCCTGCTCCTACCGTGCGACGGCCGCCTCCTCCACGTCCCCCGGGAGGATGCCGGCCACTGA
- a CDS encoding sirohydrochlorin chelatase, giving the protein MSSPTGPASGLPVRMPRPRQPGRHRRPEPVAAPEGAPALVLAVPGTPSSTSRSLAEEVVSIARSELPGLDARIGYLDGDDSEAAEASAFAEFPSLRAVLSRAAKERTARFEQARAAGADVAEPDGPVAVVVPLLAGPDSALTRRIRQAVIDSRTAAELTDVLGPHPLLAEGLHVRLSEAGLARADRARLFTVATAADGIILASVGGDEAVQAAGITGMLLAARLAVPVMAAALDEEGAIAATAEQLRGSGSQQLALAPYLIGPEIDASLLQAAANEAGCASAESLGAYPAIGKLALSKYATALGIAPQQPQGAPAR; this is encoded by the coding sequence ATGAGCTCCCCCACTGGGCCTGCATCCGGCCTGCCTGTACGAATGCCGCGACCCCGTCAGCCCGGTCGGCACCGCCGCCCGGAACCCGTGGCCGCCCCCGAGGGCGCACCCGCACTCGTCCTCGCGGTGCCCGGCACGCCCAGCAGCACCTCGCGCAGCCTCGCCGAAGAGGTCGTGAGCATCGCCCGCTCCGAGCTGCCGGGCCTCGACGCCCGCATCGGATACCTCGACGGTGACGACTCGGAGGCCGCCGAGGCCTCGGCCTTCGCCGAGTTCCCCTCCCTGCGGGCCGTGCTGTCGCGCGCCGCGAAGGAGCGCACCGCCCGTTTCGAGCAGGCCCGTGCCGCGGGCGCCGACGTCGCGGAGCCCGACGGACCGGTCGCCGTGGTCGTGCCCCTGCTCGCGGGCCCGGACAGCGCGCTCACGCGCCGTATCCGGCAGGCCGTGATCGACAGCCGTACGGCCGCCGAGCTGACGGATGTCCTCGGCCCGCACCCGCTGCTCGCGGAGGGCCTGCACGTGCGTCTGTCGGAGGCGGGCCTGGCCCGTGCCGACCGCGCCCGGCTGTTCACGGTGGCGACCGCCGCCGACGGCATCATCCTCGCCTCGGTCGGCGGCGACGAGGCCGTCCAGGCGGCCGGGATCACCGGCATGCTCCTGGCCGCGCGTCTCGCGGTGCCGGTCATGGCGGCCGCGCTCGACGAGGAGGGCGCCATCGCGGCGACCGCCGAGCAGCTGCGCGGCTCCGGCTCGCAGCAGCTGGCGCTCGCGCCGTACCTGATCGGTCCGGAGATAGACGCCAGCCTCCTCCAGGCGGCGGCGAACGAGGCGGGCTGCGCGTCCGCCGAGTCGCTGGGCGCCTACCCGGCGATCGGCAAGCTGGCCCTGTCGAAGTACGCGACGGCGTTGGGCATCGCCCCGCAGCAGCCGCAGGGCGCGCCGGCCCGCTAG